In a genomic window of Phragmites australis chromosome 14, lpPhrAust1.1, whole genome shotgun sequence:
- the LOC133891392 gene encoding protein NUCLEAR FUSION DEFECTIVE 4-like has translation MVFDAGAGSAGGSPAALNQNPLRVILTRRFARQVLLGRWFTVFASLLIMAGSGATYIFGSYSGALKSSLGYDQHTLNTVSFFKDLGANLGVFSGLINEVTPPWVVLAMGASMNLMGYLMVYLAVSGRTARPPVWLVCLYIFVGANSQSFANTGALVTCVKNFPESRGVVLGILKGFVGLSGAVYTQLYLAFYGGDDAESLILLIAWLPAAVSVLFVHTIRYMPYPRRRGGQETSADPFFCFLYLSIALACFLLVMIVVQKQVTFSRDAYRIAATPLLILLFLPIGVVIKQEYKIHRERELDAALRASDPPPTVTVVDGAAHVEMSTNTKKTEQQQQPVAPPTANSSSSSSCMGSFGGCVKTMFRPPARGEDYTILQTLVSVDMLVLFVATICGVGGTLTAIDNMGQIGQSLGYPSKSINTFVSLISIWNYAGRVTAGYASEAILVRYRFPRPLLLTGVLFLACAGHVLIALGVPQSLYAASIVIGFCFGAQWPLVFAIISEVFGLKYYSTLYNFGGMASPIGSYILNVRVAGRLYDAEAVQQGGGRDRVCLGVDCFKRSFLIITAATVFGALVSLVLVWRTWSFYKGDVYARFREGAGEGQDGRLPVGQQRMPEEEEPATVNGRKG, from the coding sequence TCGGGAGTTACTCTGGCGCGCTCAAGTCGTCGCTGGGCTACGACCAGCACACGCTCAACACAGTCTCCTTCTTCAAGGACCTCGGCGCCAACCTCGGCGTCTTCTCCGGGCTCATCAACGAGGTCACGCCCCCCTGGGTCGTGCTCGCCATGGGCGCCTCCATGAACTTGATGGGCTATCTCATGGTTTACCTCGCCGTGTCCGGCCGCACGGCGAGGCCGCCGGTATGGCTCGTCTGCCTCTACATCTTCGTCGGCGCAAACTCGCAGTCGTTCGCCAACACGGGCGCCCTCGTCACCTGCGTCAAGAACTTCCCGGAGAGCCGCGGCGTGGTGCTCGGGATACTGAAGGGATTCGTCGGGCTCAGTGGCGCCGTGTACACGCAGCTCTATCTGGCTTTCTACGGCGGCGACGACGCCGAATCACTCATCCTGCTCATCGcgtggctgccggcggcggtGTCGGTCTTGTTCGTGCACACCATACGGTACATGCCGTACCCGCGGCGCCGCGGCGGGCAGGAGACCAGCGCCGACCCGTTCTTCTGCTTCCTCTACCTCTCCATCGCGCTCGCGTGCTTCCTGCTCGTCATGATCGTCGTGCAGAAGCAGGTCACGTTTTCGCGCGACGCCTACCGCATCGCCGCCACGCCGctgctcatcctcctcttcctccccatCGGCGTTGTCATCAAGCAGGAGTACAAGATCCACCGCGAGCGCGAGCTCGACGCCGCCCTCCGCGCCAGCGACCCGCCTCCGACCGTCACCGTCGTTGACGGCGCAGCTCACGTCGAAATGTCAACGAACACCAAGAAaacagagcagcagcagcagccggtgGCGCCTCCCACGGCGAACTCTTCGTCTTCCTCGTCTTGCATgggttcgttcggcgggtgCGTCAAGACCATGTTCCGGCCGCCAGCGAGGGGGGAGGACTACACGATCCTGCAGACCCTGGTGAGCGTGGACATGCTGGTGCTGTTCGTGGCGACCATCTGCGGCGTGGGTGGGACGCTGACGGCGATCGACAACATGGGCCAAATCGGCCAGTCGCTGGGTTACCCGTCCAAGAGCATCAACACCTTCGTCTCGCTCATCAGCATCTGGAACTACGCCGGGCGCGTCACCGCCGGCTACGCCTCCGAGGCGATCCTGGTCCGGTACAGGTTCCCGCGCCCGCTGCTGCTCACCGGCGTGCTCTTCCTCGCCTGCGCAGGCCACGTCCTCATCGCGCTCGGCGTGCCGCAGTCGCTCTACGCCGCCTCCATCGTGATCGGGTTCTGCTTCGGCGCGCAGTGGCCGCTGGTCTTCGCCATCATCTCCGAGGTGTTCGGGCTCAAGTACTACTCCACGCTCTACAACTTCGGCGGCATGGCCAGCCCCATCGGCTCCTACATCTTGAACGTGCGCGTCGCCGGGAGGCTCTACGACGCCGAGGCCGTCCAGCAGGGCGGCGGGCGCGATCGGGTGTGCCTCGGGGTGGACTGCTTCAAGCGGTCGTTCCTGATCATCACGGCGGCCACCGTGTTCGGCGCGCTCGTGTCGCTGGTGCTGGTGTGGAGGACGTGGAGCTTCTACAAGGGCGACGTCTACGCGAGGTTCCGGGAGGGCGCCGGTGAGGGGCAGGACGGCCGTCTGCCGGTCGGCCAACAGCGGatgccggaggaggaggagccagcaACGGTCAACGGCAGGAAGGGGTGA